In Silene latifolia isolate original U9 population chromosome 3, ASM4854445v1, whole genome shotgun sequence, a single window of DNA contains:
- the LOC141649977 gene encoding uncharacterized protein LOC141649977 produces MAPGGSRQRGGYSEGGSSSREQEEDVDRSTTEVSEEEEEVAIPRHTDNRMILDPNGLWFRSQTVVRGVTNSTQENMTHGVTCWSNASDEDKEMWFNNFRRVFYWPTNLERLVWQRYNDIGKKRLRDNMYKVSKRKKAPSFMKGI; encoded by the exons ATGGCTCCTGGAGGAAGTAGGCAGCGCGGAGGCTATAGTGAGGGAGGTAGTAGCTCCCGAGAGCAGGAGGAGGACGTTGACCGTTCTACTACGGAggtgagtgaggaggaggaggaggttgctaTACCCCGACATACTGACAACAGGATGATCCTTGATCCGAATGGTCTttg gtttagaagtcaaacagttgttcgtggtgtgactaatagcacccaagagaacatgacacacggcgttacttgttggagtaacgctagtgatgaagataaggagatgtggttcaacaacttccgg cgtgtgttctattggccaaccaaccttgagcgcctagtttggcaaaggtataatgacattggcaagaagaggctaagggacaacatgtataaggtgtctaagaggaagaaggcgccatctttcatgaaaggtatttag